AAATCGACTTTGGTACCAACAAAATTACTTTAAGCGGGATTTAGCAATACTGAAAAAGATAAGTCAAGTCGCTGCCAATAAGAACGAATACTAATTATTTTTCCACAttcataatattataaatactaaatgcTTGCCCTGATTTTTTAATACCTCAAAGTTCCCAACTTTTTAGCTTTCTTCAACAGAATGGCTAGTCTAGTATGGCTTGCTAGCTTTCTCCTTTTGTTTCACTTTCATTTTCAAGCTTCAGTTTCCTTTTCTTTGAATTCCAACTCTTCAGCAATGTTGTGCCAACGAGACCAGAGTCTTGCCTTGCTCCAATTCAAGGAAACCTTTTCCATTGCAAAGGCTGTCTTTGTCCCTCCTTATTATCCCAAGCCTTATCTCAAGACAAAGTATTGGAAAGAGGGCACTGATTGCTGTTGGTGGGATGGGATTACATGTGATATGGAAACGGGTAATGTAATTGGCCTTCACCTTTCTAATAGCCTCTTGTATGGTCCTATCTATTCTAACAATCCTCTTTTCTCTCTTCGCCATCTCCGAAAACTCGACTTGTCTTTAAATGATTTCAACCACTCTCGAATTGTTCCTCAGTTTGGCCAGTTATTCAAGTTAACACATCTTAATCTAAGCTATTCTGGTTTTGTGGGTCAAATTCCTTCAGAAATTACTTACCTGTCAGgtttgctatctcttgatcTTTCTTGGAATTATGGTTTGATATCAGAAACCACTATTTTTACCAAGCTTGTTCAAAACCTAACCCAATTACGGGAATTGGACTTGAGTTTTGTAAACATGTCTGAGGTTGCACCTAGTTCCTTGATGAATTTGTCTTCTTCTTTGACATCTCTCAAACTTCACTCTTGTGAAATGCAAGGAAAAATCCCCGATATCAGTCGTCTATCTAAATTGGTTTCACTTGATCTTTCTTGGAATTATGGTGGTTTGACAATAGAACCAATGGTTTTTGACAAGCTTGTTAGAAATCTAACCAAGATAAGAGACTTAGCCTTCGGAGACGTAAACATGTCCATGGTTGAACCTAGTTCTTTAACGAATATCTCTTCACATTTATCATCACTTAGACTTGGAATTTGTGAATTGAAAGGGAAATTTCCAGACAACATTATTCAACGAACAAACCTCCAACTGCTTGATTTATTCGGTAATGAAGATCTCAACGGTTCCTTACCTAGGCATAACTGGAATAATTCTCTCAGGTCTTTGTCTCTTTCTTTTACACAATTTCCAATTTATTTGGACTATGATTTTATCAGTAATTTGAAGTCTTTAGAAACTTTGGAGCTCAgcagctgcaattttagagtttcaaatttgaaattgttGGGTAAGTTGACTCGACTCATTCTGTTGGATATCAACTCCAATAATTTCAATGGTCAAATTCCATCTTCACTTGGAAGTTTTAAGCGGCTCTCTTATTTAtgtctttaaaataataatttcagtgGTCAAATTCAGATACTTAGAAGTCTTAAGCGGCTCTCTTATTTATAccttttcaataataatttcaGTGGTCAAATTCCATCTTCACTTGGGAGTCTTAAACGACTCTTTTATTTAGACCTTTCCAATAATAATTTCAGTGGTCAAATTCCATCTTCACTTGAAAGTCTTAAGCGGCTCCCTTATTTAGACCTTTCCAATAACAATTTCAGTGGTCAAATTCCATCTTCACTTGGAAGTCTTAAGCGACTcttttatttacacctttccaATAACAATTTTAGTGGTGGGATTCCCTCCTCTTTTAAAAACCTTAAACAACTTTATACATTGGGGCTCCAAAATAACCAGCTCACCGGTCGTTTAGGTCCATTCCAAGACAATCCATTGAGATATATTGATTTGAGCAATAACATGTTGCATGGCTCCATTCCAAGCTCCATTTTAAAACTTGCGGACTTGAATGTTCTCATTCTTTCATCCAATAAATTGATAGGAGAAGTTTCTTCAGCAGTTTGCAAACTAAACTCTCTCCAAATTCTTGACTTGTCAAACAACAGTTTGAACGGCTTCATCCCACAATGTTTGGGAAATTTCAGCAATGATCTCTCGGTGCTGCATTTGGGCATGAACAATTTCCAAGGAACCATCCCTGAGACGTTTTCAGCAAGAGGCAGCTTGAGATATTTGAACTTCAATGGCAATCAATTGCAAAGGAGAATCCCTCTGTCCATTTCCAATTGTAGAAATTTGGAGATTTTAGATCTTGGAAACAATAATATAGATGACTCATTCCCCCATTTCTTGGAAACTCTTCCGGAGCTGCAAATTCTAATTCTGAAATCCAATAAACTCCATGGATTTGTGAAAGGGTCCTCTACCAATTATTCCTTCTCAAAGCTGCGAATGTTTGACCTCTCCGATAACATGTTGAGCGGGCCATTACCTTCAGGGTATTTCAATAATTTCAAAGCAATGATGAACTTTGATGTGAAGATGGAGTACATGGGGCAACCAAATTATTCTTACGATTATTCTGTGAGTCTGACACTCAAAGGAGTTGTGATTGAGTTGGTGAGAATCCAAACACTTCTTACAACCATTGATTTGTCAGGCAACAAATTCACAGGGGAGATCCCACAGTCTATTGGAAAGCTTAAAGCACTTAAGTTGCTCAACTTGTCTCACAATCAACTCACGGGCAATATTCAACCATCATTGAGGGAATTGTCCAATTTGGAATCACTAGACCTCTCTTCAAATTCTCTTGTTGGAAGGATTCCTATGCAGTTAACAGATTTAACATTTCTGCAAGTATTTCGGGTTTCAGATAATCGACTTGAAGGACCCATACCTGAAGGAAAGCAGTTCAACACATTTGATACAAGTTCATATGAAGGAAATTTGGGATTATGTGGATTTCCACTAGAAAAATGCAATAATGGAGAGAGGCAAAAACCAGAAATATCCAAGGAAGATGATTCCAATTCTAAATTTGGATTTGGGTGGCAACCTGTAGTGGCAGGGTATGGATGTGGAGTAATATTTGGTATTGCAATGGGATATCGTGTGTTTAAAACAAGAAAACCAATATGGTTTGTGAGGATATTTGAAGGACGAAGACGTCCAAAGCCAAAAAGATTCAAAAACTAGGATTTCTTGGTATTTACAGGTAATGTTTTGTAATATTTGTTTCTTCGCATGTAATTTCATCTTAATCAACTTTCTTTTTAACATGAGTTTCTTacaattcttcttctttttcttttttcataaaatttctaACATGTTAGGTAGATGAAGAATAAGTGAGCAGATGCAAAATGAAGATACAGATCGGACATGAATGCAGTGGAAAACATAGcattatatttctttttctttttttttttcttttaaaaatattgtcttttacatatatataatatatatagagGGAggagaattaataaaataatttcaatttcatCGTCACTATTTAAActtttacatatatataatatatatagagGGAggagaattaataaaataatctcaatttcaattattatataattaaaataattatttcaatttatttaaaaattatttaaaataagagaattaataaaaagaataattaaattaaattcatgcAAAATCTTAATTTCAATTAGGAGGATAATGTGAATATATATTATGAATGACCTCTCAAAGGAGATTATGAAATCTTTAGCAAGTCTCTTtgtgaatatatattaatttttatgtttacttTTAATtccataattaataataaatttagtatATTATCTTTAAGACATTGTATGTTATAAGATATTTAAGCAATACATTACATGAATTAAATAACTTGATGTATTATAGTATATAGTGAATATATAAACATGAAAATGTGAgacaaaatttgaaaaaattaataatatttaatttattaatattattattttaattatcaaataaaatttaatatatagcactcgcatatttaatttaatgataaatacatctgaataaatctgagagattttaaattttattatatgtcTTAAGtctcgattttaaaaattaaacagaaaggtataatttagttttaaaaaataaaacttgtaatgggagtttttgttaatttttattgtttaagttgggaaaattttatgatattatgtaaaaattttaaatttaaaaattatttttttatctattaattttagggTGAGTATTTAGTTAGTTCGGTTTTAAATCAAGtcaaattgaataaatcaaaaattaaaattttagtatttataaaaatcaaaccaaattgattttagttaaaaatcgaatcaagcTGAATTAGtctgattgagttggattttgttcgatttgattgattttaatttttaataaattttttatattttatttttagaattttaaaatttaattaaaatattttaatgat
This region of Manihot esculenta cultivar AM560-2 chromosome 10, M.esculenta_v8, whole genome shotgun sequence genomic DNA includes:
- the LOC122724934 gene encoding receptor-like protein 9DC3, with the protein product MLHGSIPSSILKLADLNVLILSSNKLIGEVSSAVCKLNSLQILDLSNNSLNGFIPQCLGNFSNDLSVLHLGMNNFQGTIPETFSARGSLRYLNFNGNQLQRRIPLSISNCRNLEILDLGNNNIDDSFPHFLETLPELQILILKSNKLHGFVKGSSTNYSFSKLRMFDLSDNMLSGPLPSGYFNNFKAMMNFDVKMEYMGQPNYSYDYSVSLTLKGVVIELVRIQTLLTTIDLSGNKFTGEIPQSIGKLKALKLLNLSHNQLTGNIQPSLRELSNLESLDLSSNSLVGRIPMQLTDLTFLQVFRVSDNRLEGPIPEGKQFNTFDTSSYEGNLGLCGFPLEKCNNGERQKPEISKEDDSNSKFGFGWQPVVAGYGCGVIFGIAMGYRVFKTRKPIWFVRIFEGRRRPKPKRFKN